In Onychostoma macrolepis isolate SWU-2019 chromosome 06, ASM1243209v1, whole genome shotgun sequence, one DNA window encodes the following:
- the LOC131542182 gene encoding E3 ubiquitin-protein ligase TRIM39-like isoform X1, with translation MAESSPTSTKTRKNRRQSIEHVPFMSSSISSLTEELQCSICLDVFTDPVTTPCGHNFCKTCLNKCWDNSQTCSCPYCKETFKQRPDLKINTTLRELIDHYKKKSSEKKPEVLCDICEERKLKALKSCLVCQSSYCETHLEPHLRVAGLKKHKLMDPASNLEDYICQKHERPLELFCRDDQTCVCSICNVKYHKNHNTVSIEEESQEKKIELMKTQKDMQQMIQNRIKKIQEIKHSAEVRKMFYTELLEMMEKQQKTADKQEQELIEELDREITELKMRNTELNHLSHTEDHLHLLQIHSSLCSPRNTRNWPEISMKTHESLGTLRRALTKLKDTIDEKLTQTVSSELKWMQQYAVDVTLDPDTANPYLILSDDGKQVRCGYIRQKLPDKPERFDYYPDILGKEGFSSGRFYFEVQVKGKTDWDLGVARESINRKGKITASPSNGYWTMILRNGNEYIACAGPSISLSLRVKPQRVCVFVDYEEGMVSFYDVESSSQIYSFTGQSFTEKLYPYFCPCNNDGGKNSSPLIITPVNYYK, from the exons ATGGCAGAATCTTCACcaacatcaacaaaaacaagaaaaaacagGAGACAGAGTATTGAACATGTACCAT TCATGTCATCCTCCATTAGTTCACTGACTGAGGAGCTTCAGTGCTCGATATGTCTGGACGTGTTCACTGATCCAGTCACGACTCCATGTGGACACAACTTCTGCAAGACCTGTCTGAATAAGTGCTGGGACAACAGCCAGACCTGCAGCTGTCCATACTGTAAAGAAACATTCAAGCAAAGACCTGATCTCAAGATTAATACCACACTCCGAGAGCTCATAGATCACTATAAAAAGAAAAGTTCTGAGAAAAAGCCTGAAGTTCTGTGTGACATCTGTGAGGAAAGAAAGCTGAAAGCCCTGAAGTCGTGTCTGGTGTGTCAGAGCTCTTACTGTGAAACTCACCTGGAGCCTCATTTGAGAGTGGCAGGTTTAAAGAAACACAAACTGATGGATCCTGCGAGTAATCTGGAGGACTATATATGTCAGAAACATGAGAGACCTCTGGAGCTGTTCTGTAGAGATGATCAGACATGTGTGTGTTCGATCTGCAATGTGAAATACCACAAGAACCACAACACTGTTTCTATAGAAGAGGAGAGTCAAGAGAAGAAG ATTGAACTGATGAAGACACAGAAAGACATGCAGCAGATGATCCAGAACAGAATCAAGAAAATTCAAGAAATCAAACACTCAGCAGAAGTCAGAAAA aTGTTTTATACTGAACTACTGGAGATGATGGAGAAGCAGCAGAAAACAGCAGATAAACAGGAGCAAGAGCTGATTGAAGAGCTGGACCGGGAGATCACTGAGCTAAAGATGAGAAACACTGAGCTGAACCACCTCTCACACACTGAAGATCACCTCCACCTCCTACAG ATTCACTCATCCCTGTGCAGCCCTAGAAACACCAGGAACTGGCCTGAGATCAGTATGAAGACTCATGAGAGTCTGGGGACTCTGAGGAGAGCTCTGACTAAACTGAAGGACACTATAGATGAGAAACTCACACAAACTG TCTCTTCAGAGCTGAAGTGGATGCAGCAGTATGCAG TGGATGTGACTCTGGATCCTGATACAGCTAATCCATACCTCATCCTGTCTGATGATGGAAAACAAGTGAGATGTGGATACATTAGACAGAAACTCCCAGACAAACCAGAGAGATTTGATTACTATCCAGATATCCTGGGAAAGGAGGGATTCTCCTCAGGGAGATTTTATTTTGAGGTGCAGGTGAAGGGAAAGACTGATTGGGATTTAGGAGTGGCCAGAGAATCCATTAACAGGAAGGGAAAGATCACAGCAAGCCCCAGTAATGGATACTGGACTATGATTCTGAGGAATGGAAATGAATATATAGCCTGTGCTGGTCCttctatctctctgtctctgagAGTGAAGCCGCAGCgggtctgtgtgtttgtggattATGAGGAGGGTATGGTCTCCTTTTATGATGTGGAGTCCAGCTCTCAAATCTATTCTTTCACTGGTCAGTCTTTCACTGAAAAACTCTATCCATATTTTTGCCCATGCAATAATGATGGAGGTAAAAACTCAAGCCCACTGATCATCACACCTGtcaattattataaatga
- the LOC131542182 gene encoding E3 ubiquitin-protein ligase TRIM39-like isoform X4, translating into MSSSISSLTEELQCSICLDVFTDPVTTPCGHNFCKTCLNKCWDNSQTCSCPYCKETFKQRPDLKINTTLRELIDHYKKKSSEKKPEVLCDICEERKLKALKSCLVCQSSYCETHLEPHLRVAGLKKHKLMDPASNLEDYICQKHERPLELFCRDDQTCVCSICNVKYHKNHNTVSIEEESQEKKIELMKTQKDMQQMIQNRIKKIQEIKHSAEVRKMFYTELLEMMEKQQKTADKQEQELIEELDREITELKMRNTELNHLSHTEDHLHLLQIHSSLCSPRNTRNWPEISMKTHESLGTLRRALTKLKDTIDEKLTQTVSSELKWMQQYAVDVTLDPDTANPYLILSDDGKQVRCGYIRQKLPDKPERFDYYPDILGKEGFSSGRFYFEVQVKGKTDWDLGVARESINRKGKITASPSNGYWTMILRNGNEYIACAGPSISLSLRVKPQRVCVFVDYEEGMVSFYDVESSSQIYSFTGQSFTEKLYPYFCPCNNDGGKNSSPLIITPVNYYK; encoded by the exons ATGTCATCCTCCATTAGTTCACTGACTGAGGAGCTTCAGTGCTCGATATGTCTGGACGTGTTCACTGATCCAGTCACGACTCCATGTGGACACAACTTCTGCAAGACCTGTCTGAATAAGTGCTGGGACAACAGCCAGACCTGCAGCTGTCCATACTGTAAAGAAACATTCAAGCAAAGACCTGATCTCAAGATTAATACCACACTCCGAGAGCTCATAGATCACTATAAAAAGAAAAGTTCTGAGAAAAAGCCTGAAGTTCTGTGTGACATCTGTGAGGAAAGAAAGCTGAAAGCCCTGAAGTCGTGTCTGGTGTGTCAGAGCTCTTACTGTGAAACTCACCTGGAGCCTCATTTGAGAGTGGCAGGTTTAAAGAAACACAAACTGATGGATCCTGCGAGTAATCTGGAGGACTATATATGTCAGAAACATGAGAGACCTCTGGAGCTGTTCTGTAGAGATGATCAGACATGTGTGTGTTCGATCTGCAATGTGAAATACCACAAGAACCACAACACTGTTTCTATAGAAGAGGAGAGTCAAGAGAAGAAG ATTGAACTGATGAAGACACAGAAAGACATGCAGCAGATGATCCAGAACAGAATCAAGAAAATTCAAGAAATCAAACACTCAGCAGAAGTCAGAAAA aTGTTTTATACTGAACTACTGGAGATGATGGAGAAGCAGCAGAAAACAGCAGATAAACAGGAGCAAGAGCTGATTGAAGAGCTGGACCGGGAGATCACTGAGCTAAAGATGAGAAACACTGAGCTGAACCACCTCTCACACACTGAAGATCACCTCCACCTCCTACAG ATTCACTCATCCCTGTGCAGCCCTAGAAACACCAGGAACTGGCCTGAGATCAGTATGAAGACTCATGAGAGTCTGGGGACTCTGAGGAGAGCTCTGACTAAACTGAAGGACACTATAGATGAGAAACTCACACAAACTG TCTCTTCAGAGCTGAAGTGGATGCAGCAGTATGCAG TGGATGTGACTCTGGATCCTGATACAGCTAATCCATACCTCATCCTGTCTGATGATGGAAAACAAGTGAGATGTGGATACATTAGACAGAAACTCCCAGACAAACCAGAGAGATTTGATTACTATCCAGATATCCTGGGAAAGGAGGGATTCTCCTCAGGGAGATTTTATTTTGAGGTGCAGGTGAAGGGAAAGACTGATTGGGATTTAGGAGTGGCCAGAGAATCCATTAACAGGAAGGGAAAGATCACAGCAAGCCCCAGTAATGGATACTGGACTATGATTCTGAGGAATGGAAATGAATATATAGCCTGTGCTGGTCCttctatctctctgtctctgagAGTGAAGCCGCAGCgggtctgtgtgtttgtggattATGAGGAGGGTATGGTCTCCTTTTATGATGTGGAGTCCAGCTCTCAAATCTATTCTTTCACTGGTCAGTCTTTCACTGAAAAACTCTATCCATATTTTTGCCCATGCAATAATGATGGAGGTAAAAACTCAAGCCCACTGATCATCACACCTGtcaattattataaatga